The following are from one region of the Candidatus Dadabacteria bacterium genome:
- the glmU gene encoding UDP-N-acetylglucosamine diphosphorylase/glucosamine-1-phosphate N-acetyltransferase — translation MSLAVIILAAGKGVRMNSEFPKVLHPILKKPMLRYVLDAAQEMKPDKIVLVLGHDSELVKESVLDYPMEIVIQEPQLGTGHAVSCCEEALRDFSGDILILSGDVPATSVLTLREFTDSHAKNVADVSFISTLVENPDGYGRVLRNAEGEVLRIVEHKDATAEERREKEINAGIYCVNSSFLWEGLGGLDSENRQGEYYLPGIINFCVSRKCGVQAFTLADSKEVSGVNSREQLGEAEKTIRREINRRHMENGVTIEDPETTYISGSVSIGKDTTVCPNTYIYGETRIGDGCRLGPSVYIEDSRIGDNVEIRFSSYLTGCEVEDGVVMGPFCHLRPEAKIKDGAKIGNFVEIKKSEIGVGSKVPHLSYVGDADIGAGVNIGAGTITCNYDGVNKHRTIVEDGAFIGSDTMLVAPVKVGKEATTAAGSTITRDVSSGALAIERAAQKEIKGWAERKRPKKEKS, via the coding sequence ATGTCTCTGGCCGTTATAATTCTGGCGGCGGGCAAGGGAGTCCGCATGAATTCGGAATTTCCCAAGGTGCTGCACCCCATCCTGAAAAAACCCATGCTGCGTTATGTTCTGGACGCAGCCCAAGAGATGAAACCCGACAAGATTGTGCTTGTCTTGGGGCACGACTCTGAGCTCGTGAAAGAGTCGGTTCTGGATTACCCGATGGAGATAGTGATCCAGGAGCCGCAGCTCGGAACGGGACACGCTGTTTCGTGCTGCGAGGAAGCTCTTAGGGATTTTTCAGGAGACATTCTAATACTTAGCGGAGATGTTCCTGCGACGAGTGTGCTCACTCTGCGTGAATTTACGGATTCTCATGCGAAAAACGTAGCGGATGTCTCATTCATATCCACCCTTGTTGAGAATCCTGATGGATACGGAAGGGTGTTGAGAAATGCCGAAGGGGAAGTGCTTCGCATAGTGGAGCACAAGGACGCTACGGCTGAGGAGAGGAGGGAAAAGGAAATAAATGCCGGAATTTACTGCGTGAATTCCTCTTTTCTCTGGGAAGGTCTGGGCGGGCTTGATAGTGAAAACAGACAGGGAGAGTATTACCTGCCCGGGATCATAAATTTCTGCGTTTCCCGAAAATGCGGGGTTCAGGCCTTTACGTTGGCGGATTCAAAGGAGGTGTCCGGAGTGAATAGCAGAGAACAGCTTGGCGAAGCGGAGAAAACCATAAGACGTGAGATAAACCGCAGACACATGGAAAACGGGGTTACTATAGAGGATCCTGAAACCACTTACATATCGGGTTCTGTTAGCATAGGCAAGGATACGACGGTTTGTCCGAATACCTATATTTACGGTGAAACCCGCATCGGGGATGGCTGTCGGCTGGGCCCCTCGGTATACATTGAAGATTCGCGTATAGGAGATAACGTTGAGATAAGATTCTCCTCGTATCTTACGGGGTGCGAAGTCGAAGACGGGGTAGTAATGGGGCCTTTCTGTCATCTGCGGCCCGAGGCCAAGATAAAAGACGGGGCCAAGATCGGGAATTTCGTCGAGATAAAGAAATCGGAAATAGGAGTTGGTTCCAAGGTTCCTCACCTTTCCTACGTGGGGGATGCCGATATCGGCGCCGGGGTTAATATTGGCGCCGGGACCATCACGTGTAACTACGATGGGGTAAACAAACACAGGACTATTGTAGAGGACGGTGCTTTCATAGGAAGCGACACAATGCTGGTTGCGCCTGTAAAGGTGGGGAAAGAGGCCACTACGGCTGCGGGTTCCACAATAACGAGAGACGTTTCCTCTGGTGCTCTCGCGATAGAGCGAGCGGCGCAGAAGGAAATAAAGGGCTGGGCGGAGAGAAAAAGGCCGAAGAAGGAGAAATCCTGA
- a CDS encoding single-stranded DNA-binding protein, whose translation MAAVNKAIILGNLGRDPEVRYTPDGKAVTNFSVATTEKWRDRDGNSQERTEWHRVVVFDRLGEVCGEYLSKGSSVYVEGYLRTRSWEDREGNKRYTTEIVGRTVQFLSARGESGSRGRGAPPAEDDFAYEEGAGLTDDDVPF comes from the coding sequence ATGGCAGCGGTTAACAAGGCTATAATACTCGGCAATCTGGGAAGAGACCCCGAAGTGAGATATACGCCGGACGGGAAGGCGGTCACCAATTTCTCGGTTGCTACGACGGAAAAATGGAGAGACAGGGACGGAAATTCCCAAGAGCGCACTGAGTGGCACAGAGTGGTGGTGTTTGACAGATTGGGAGAAGTCTGCGGAGAGTATCTTTCCAAAGGAAGTTCCGTTTACGTGGAGGGTTATCTGAGAACCCGTTCCTGGGAAGACAGGGAAGGAAACAAGAGATATACGACCGAGATTGTGGGAAGGACCGTGCAGTTTCTCTCCGCTAGAGGGGAAAGCGGAAGTCGAGGTAGAGGAGCACCCCCCGCAGAAGATGATTTTGCCTACGAAGAGGGTGCCGGCCTCACGGACGATGACGTTCCGTTCTGA
- a CDS encoding CoA pyrophosphatase, translating to MSTMNIREEIRKALDPPGASPDSGEGLLASAVLVMFCEQGEGHGIWFIKRTEYRNDAFSGHVAFPGGKKKQSDATLVDTALREAGEELGFDATKEAEILGEMDFVRPYTPSVRQYAVKPFVAMIDGEVEFVPNYEVSEFFCVPVSHLVNPKNRDVRERKRDGKVINDYVFAYGNHIIWGLTGRILDEFFRKTSGCFKR from the coding sequence ATGAGCACGATGAACATACGGGAAGAGATAAGGAAAGCCTTGGATCCTCCAGGAGCCTCCCCTGATTCTGGCGAAGGACTTCTGGCATCCGCTGTGTTGGTTATGTTCTGCGAGCAGGGTGAAGGCCATGGAATATGGTTTATAAAGAGGACCGAATACAGGAATGATGCTTTCTCAGGCCACGTAGCTTTCCCGGGCGGAAAGAAAAAACAAAGCGATGCGACTCTTGTTGATACGGCTTTGAGGGAAGCTGGGGAGGAACTCGGCTTTGACGCTACGAAGGAAGCGGAGATTCTCGGGGAAATGGATTTCGTACGTCCCTACACCCCTTCTGTCAGGCAATATGCTGTAAAGCCTTTTGTAGCCATGATAGATGGTGAAGTGGAATTTGTTCCCAATTACGAAGTATCTGAATTTTTCTGCGTTCCTGTTTCCCACTTGGTTAATCCGAAAAACCGCGACGTGAGGGAAAGAAAACGGGACGGGAAGGTGATAAATGATTATGTGTTCGCTTACGGCAATCACATAATATGGGGACTTACGGGAAGAATACTTGATGAGTTTTTCAGGAAAACTTCGGGATGTTTCAAGAGATAA
- a CDS encoding hydantoinase/oxoprolinase family protein — protein sequence MLSVGIDAGGTFTDFVFFDGKEISIDKVPSTPRNPSIAVLKGLENHPAEFSHISEIIHGTTVATNALLEREGARTCLVTTRGFEDVIEIRRQNRERLYDLSWSPAVPLVPSELRFGVSERTDYRGCVLDSPDEAEVGKIMEKISSLGVEAIAVCFLHSYANPENEHKVATVLAQLGIPITLSSNLVAEFREYERTSTTVLNSYLIPKVDNYMRSLSRSLEEKSLSIMQSNGGVISAEQAAEEPAKIVLSGPAGGVVGAFEICVLSGRKKIITYDMGGTSTDISLCDGKIGFTTENTFGGTALKVPMINISTIGAGGGSIAYIAEGGILKVGPRSAGADPGPACYGKGVLPTVTDANIVLGRMDPGWFLGGEMKIYPERSFKALSSLAPDHSAEEIAESVIRISNSNMEKALRVISVGRGYDPREFSLVSFGGAGGLHACDLARSLDIQEVVFPRNPGALSAYGMLLADSFKDYGVTFFSSADNEDLRQTDRKFAELKEIAYADLGREDLRFEKHVDARYRRQSHELTIPYSDSMASDFHREHEKAYGYKKESSVVEIVTLRLRAYMPERKVNILPASGLGSEPRFFVKDVTFEGRKVKARCCEREKLGPGFRFEGPCVLYEKTATTFIPPDSACEVDDYGSIIVSFDA from the coding sequence ATGCTTTCTGTAGGCATAGACGCGGGAGGGACTTTTACCGATTTTGTTTTTTTCGACGGAAAAGAAATATCGATAGACAAGGTTCCTTCCACCCCACGTAACCCCTCCATAGCGGTACTCAAGGGGCTTGAAAACCATCCCGCTGAGTTTTCCCATATATCGGAAATTATCCACGGAACCACTGTGGCCACAAACGCCCTTTTGGAACGCGAGGGCGCGAGAACCTGCCTTGTCACCACAAGAGGTTTTGAAGACGTAATCGAGATTAGACGGCAAAACAGGGAGAGACTTTACGACCTGTCTTGGAGTCCCGCCGTGCCTCTGGTTCCCTCGGAGCTAAGATTCGGTGTTTCCGAGAGAACGGATTACCGCGGCTGTGTGCTTGATAGCCCGGATGAGGCTGAGGTAGGGAAGATAATGGAGAAGATATCTTCTCTAGGTGTTGAGGCTATAGCGGTCTGTTTTCTCCATTCGTATGCGAATCCCGAAAATGAACATAAAGTCGCGACCGTGCTTGCTCAACTCGGTATCCCTATCACTCTCTCGTCGAACCTCGTTGCGGAATTCAGGGAGTACGAAAGGACCTCAACAACCGTTTTGAATTCTTACCTAATTCCCAAAGTGGACAATTACATGCGTTCGCTTTCCCGCAGCCTCGAAGAAAAATCTCTTTCTATCATGCAGTCAAACGGCGGAGTTATATCCGCTGAGCAGGCTGCCGAAGAGCCCGCAAAAATAGTTCTCTCCGGCCCTGCGGGGGGAGTTGTAGGGGCTTTTGAGATATGTGTGCTTTCTGGAAGAAAAAAAATTATTACCTATGACATGGGGGGAACTTCGACCGACATATCTCTTTGCGACGGTAAGATAGGCTTTACGACCGAAAACACCTTTGGTGGTACCGCGCTCAAGGTGCCGATGATAAACATTTCCACCATAGGGGCGGGAGGGGGTTCAATCGCCTATATCGCGGAGGGAGGCATATTGAAGGTCGGGCCGCGAAGCGCTGGGGCTGATCCCGGACCCGCGTGCTACGGAAAGGGCGTTTTGCCGACTGTAACGGATGCTAATATAGTCCTTGGCAGAATGGACCCTGGCTGGTTTTTGGGCGGCGAGATGAAAATATATCCCGAAAGATCGTTCAAGGCACTCAGCTCTCTTGCCCCGGATCACTCCGCGGAAGAGATTGCGGAATCCGTAATCAGAATTTCGAATTCAAACATGGAAAAGGCGCTTCGCGTGATATCGGTCGGGAGGGGCTATGATCCGAGGGAATTCTCCCTGGTCTCGTTTGGCGGTGCCGGGGGTCTTCACGCCTGTGATCTTGCCCGTTCTCTAGACATCCAGGAAGTTGTCTTTCCGAGGAATCCGGGTGCGCTTTCCGCCTACGGGATGCTTCTGGCCGATTCATTTAAGGACTACGGAGTTACGTTTTTCTCCTCCGCGGATAATGAAGACCTTCGGCAAACGGACCGAAAATTCGCGGAACTCAAGGAAATCGCATATGCGGATCTGGGGAGAGAAGATCTCAGATTCGAAAAACATGTTGACGCCCGATACCGAAGGCAATCCCATGAACTCACGATTCCCTACAGTGATTCCATGGCTTCGGATTTTCACCGCGAGCACGAAAAAGCTTACGGATACAAGAAGGAATCTTCCGTTGTCGAGATCGTGACCCTGAGACTGAGGGCTTATATGCCCGAACGCAAAGTAAATATTCTTCCCGCTTCAGGTTTGGGATCGGAACCGCGGTTTTTCGTAAAAGATGTGACTTTTGAGGGCAGAAAAGTGAAGGCCAGATGCTGCGAGAGAGAAAAGCTCGGGCCGGGTTTTCGATTCGAAGGGCCATGCGTTCTCTACGAGAAAACCGCAACTACCTTTATTCCTCCCGATAGTGCTTGCGAAGTGGACGATTACGGGAGCATTATAGTGAGTTTCGATGCGTAG
- a CDS encoding DNA-directed RNA polymerase subunit omega: protein MARITIEDCLEKVENRFALSIAAMKRASQISKGATVVASENDDNKHVVSALREIAEGKVNVIYPKDRDNY from the coding sequence ATGGCCAGAATTACAATTGAAGACTGCTTAGAGAAAGTCGAGAACAGATTTGCTCTCTCCATAGCGGCGATGAAAAGGGCAAGCCAGATATCCAAGGGAGCTACAGTCGTAGCGTCTGAAAATGACGACAACAAGCATGTCGTTTCGGCATTAAGAGAGATAGCCGAGGGAAAGGTAAACGTTATATATCCCAAAGACAGGGATAACTACTAA
- a CDS encoding alkaline phosphatase — MLSRKHLVYALTAFFFAVLLVAIGFALYGGSGRVSFDHGIASGDPLADRVIVWTRVTPLTSQERVRVRVEVASDEKFESLVYSSVQTATAKRDYTVKIDVKGLSAGTVYYYRFRSGKVTSAIGRTKTLPQGDVNSVKLAVFSCSNYPISHGGYFNVYGHAAKTADVDAVIHLGDYIYEYGRAPDSGTGNSKEADRDLPQYSDKEILTLGDYRRRYALYRTDPQLQALHAAHPFITVWDDHEVANDAYVGGAQNHDESEGSFDKRKTVALQAYYEWMPVRSVDGKNPQRIYRSFSFGNLVELFMLDTRLSGREKQLGYKNYFDPDTGFDGQRFRKDIGSPERTLLGPDQLAWLRGKLAGSTATWQVLGQQVLMGRMNVPFEIIPHLGDRTPEVAGLIDQLTKIKARMLREDSSVTQDEMNRINTVLPYNLDAWDGYPAEREAVLGTAYGADNNLVVLAGDTHNGWANNLKDAMGNQVGVEFATPSVSSGGLETYLKLTSQQAEEFARDLEVLVDDLVYSNTKDRGYIIVSFTAKRAQSQWIYVDTVKQLEFRELTSGGKMLGVLPDAGNRKLIAVDD; from the coding sequence TTGCTTTCCAGAAAACATCTGGTTTACGCCTTAACGGCCTTTTTCTTTGCCGTTTTGCTGGTTGCTATCGGTTTTGCATTATACGGCGGTTCAGGGCGTGTGAGTTTTGATCATGGTATTGCAAGCGGAGACCCGTTGGCTGACAGGGTTATTGTCTGGACAAGAGTTACTCCTCTGACATCTCAGGAAAGAGTTAGGGTCAGGGTTGAAGTCGCTTCGGATGAAAAGTTCGAAAGCCTCGTTTATAGTTCCGTTCAGACTGCCACGGCCAAGAGGGATTACACGGTCAAAATTGATGTTAAGGGTCTTTCGGCCGGAACCGTTTACTACTATCGTTTCCGCTCGGGGAAGGTAACATCCGCTATCGGTCGTACCAAGACCCTGCCACAGGGCGATGTAAACTCGGTTAAGCTGGCGGTGTTTTCATGTTCCAACTATCCCATTTCCCATGGCGGCTACTTTAATGTCTACGGTCACGCGGCTAAAACGGCTGACGTGGATGCCGTCATTCACCTTGGCGACTATATTTACGAGTATGGTAGAGCACCGGATTCCGGCACTGGTAATTCAAAGGAAGCCGACAGGGATCTTCCGCAGTACAGTGACAAGGAAATCCTGACACTTGGTGATTACCGGAGGCGTTATGCTCTATACAGGACAGACCCCCAGCTTCAGGCTCTTCACGCCGCACATCCGTTTATCACCGTCTGGGATGATCATGAGGTTGCAAACGACGCTTACGTAGGCGGTGCCCAGAATCATGATGAAAGTGAAGGAAGTTTTGATAAACGCAAGACGGTTGCGCTTCAGGCCTATTACGAATGGATGCCAGTTCGTTCTGTAGACGGGAAAAATCCTCAACGGATATACCGCAGTTTTTCTTTTGGAAACCTAGTTGAACTTTTCATGCTCGATACCCGCCTGAGCGGACGGGAAAAACAGCTTGGTTACAAAAATTATTTCGACCCGGACACTGGTTTTGACGGCCAGCGTTTCCGTAAAGATATTGGTTCTCCAGAACGGACACTGCTCGGTCCGGATCAGCTTGCTTGGCTTCGGGGAAAACTTGCCGGTTCAACCGCCACTTGGCAGGTTCTTGGTCAGCAGGTCCTTATGGGCAGGATGAACGTTCCATTTGAAATAATTCCCCATCTGGGCGATCGTACGCCTGAGGTTGCTGGTCTTATTGATCAACTGACCAAGATTAAGGCCCGGATGTTGCGAGAGGATTCTTCTGTAACTCAGGATGAGATGAATCGTATAAATACCGTTCTTCCCTATAATCTTGATGCCTGGGACGGTTACCCTGCGGAGCGCGAAGCGGTGCTGGGAACGGCTTACGGGGCGGATAATAACTTGGTGGTACTTGCAGGGGATACACATAACGGATGGGCGAACAACCTTAAGGATGCAATGGGAAATCAGGTAGGCGTTGAGTTCGCTACCCCATCTGTGTCTTCAGGAGGTCTTGAAACTTATCTCAAGCTTACGTCGCAACAGGCCGAGGAGTTTGCCCGCGATCTGGAAGTGCTGGTTGATGACCTCGTCTACTCAAACACAAAGGACCGCGGTTATATAATCGTCAGTTTTACCGCTAAAAGGGCGCAGTCGCAGTGGATATACGTGGATACCGTCAAACAGCTGGAATTCAGGGAGTTGACTTCAGGCGGAAAGATGCTGGGTGTACTTCCTGATGCGGGGAACCGCAAGTTGATTGCTGTTGACGATTAA
- a CDS encoding bifunctional phosphoribosyl-AMP cyclohydrolase/phosphoribosyl-ATP diphosphatase HisIE, which translates to MDMDFEKLKFNDEGLLPVIVQDSSSGQILMLAYANREALEMTVKTGRTHFWSRSRKKIWNKGEESGHFQDVREIFVDCDCDTVLITVKQTGAACHTGNPTCFYRSGEMQEKAAPTFEKASLKKVFSVIEDRKQNPKEKSYVSSLMKGGLDRILKKIGEEAGEVVIAAKNRDKDELVYELTDLWFHSMVLLCEAGLSPQDISDELERRFGKRKEEYSGNN; encoded by the coding sequence ATGGATATGGATTTTGAAAAACTGAAGTTCAACGACGAAGGTCTTCTGCCCGTGATAGTGCAGGACAGTTCAAGCGGACAGATCCTTATGCTCGCATACGCGAATAGGGAAGCCCTTGAGATGACCGTCAAGACGGGAAGGACCCACTTCTGGAGCAGGTCAAGAAAAAAGATCTGGAACAAGGGCGAAGAATCAGGCCATTTTCAGGACGTAAGGGAAATCTTCGTCGACTGCGACTGCGATACGGTGCTCATAACGGTGAAGCAGACAGGGGCAGCCTGTCACACGGGAAACCCCACATGTTTTTACAGATCAGGGGAGATGCAAGAAAAAGCGGCCCCTACATTCGAAAAAGCATCCCTTAAAAAGGTGTTCTCCGTAATAGAGGACAGGAAGCAAAACCCGAAGGAAAAATCCTACGTAAGCAGCCTTATGAAAGGCGGGCTCGACAGGATACTAAAGAAAATCGGAGAGGAAGCCGGCGAAGTCGTAATAGCCGCAAAAAACAGGGATAAAGATGAACTCGTATACGAGCTTACTGACTTGTGGTTCCACTCCATGGTGCTTCTCTGCGAAGCGGGCCTTTCGCCCCAGGA